The Maridesulfovibrio sp. genomic sequence ATATCCGGTTCGGCAACACCAAACTGGTCAATTCGGTTGCGGATGGTCTTAATTGCCTGATCCATGGTCAGCTTGGTCAGGTACTTTTTGTATTCCGGGGTGGGAGCAAAAACGTAAGTGACTTTGCCGTCAGGCTTCACTGCAGTGCTGAGGATAGTCAGGTTTCCGAAGCTCTCCTTGACAATCTTTTCCAGCTCTTCCTTCTGGGATTCTTTAAGAAGAACCGCTTCGATTCTCTCGCCTTTAAGCACTTTAGGCTTCAATACAATTACACCTTCCTCGCGAGCAACGACCTTCAGGTCATCCCCCATACGGGCAAGGTTGTTATCCATGGCTTTATCCATATCCACACCAAGTGTAAGATGGATACCGCCCTTGAGGTCAAGTCCCAAACTGATTTTGTCATCAGGCAGGAAGCGAGCCATTCCCGAATTCTGAACCGCAGGCAGTGAAGGAAGGAGGTAAGCAACTCCAAACACGACAACAAGCAGGGTCAGGACTATTTTCCAACGAAGACTCCCGTTCATCTCCTCTCCCTTTATAAATTCAACTAGGATAGGTTACAAAAACACTAAAAAGGCAAGCACTTCCGGGCTACCCCGAAAAGCAACTTGCCTTGATAGGCTTAACTACACAAAAAAATTATTTACCTTTCTTTTCTTCTTTCTTCGCGGGGTTTGCGAGATTGGAAACAAAAGATCTTTCTACTTTGACCTGAAGGCCTTCTGCCAGCTCAACGGTCAGTTCATCGCCATCAACAGCGGTTACGCGGCCATAGATACCGCCTGCGGTTAGAACACGGTCACCCCTCTGGATAGCATCCAGCATTGCTTTGTGCTCTTTGGCTTTTTTCTGCTGCGGTCTGATGAGCAGAAAATAGAAAATTGCAAACATGAGGATGAGAGGGAGAAAAGAACCGAGTGCGCCCATGGGCCCGCCCTGGGCCTGCTGTCCGGCTGCACCCATCGCGTGTGCGATATCTGCAAAAAACATTACGTCCTCCTGAAAAGACTGTGTACGAATAAAACAATCCGCCTATTACACGGGAACATACATATCCCCGTACGGACGGTGTGAGCGGGGCAGAAGCTTCATAAAATCAGAAGCCATTATCGAATCCGCATCAACACCGATTTCCTCTGAATAATCCCGGACAATCTCAGCTATAGCTTCAAGATCGCCCTTATCTGCGGGTTCAGCCATGATTTCATGGCCGAGCAGCCCATCGGGAACCTTTCCACGCACGTAGATAACTCCTCCGTGCATCCCGGTACCCAAGGCCATTCCCGCAATGGGAGCATCTGGTTTACCAGAAAACATGCCAAGAAGTAAAATCACTCCTCCGGCCATATATTCGCCCAGAAAATCACCGGCTTTACCGCCGATGACAATTACCGGCTGTTGATCCATATAAGACTTCATATGGATTCCTACCCGATACCCGACATCGCCGTGAACGTAAATAGTCCCGCCGCGCATTGAGTAACCAAGAACATCCCCGGCCATTCCCCTGATGACAATACATCCGTCATCCATGGTATTTCCGGTACCGTCCTGAACATTGCCGTTTACAACTATTTTCGGCCCCTTCATAAAAGAAGCCATGTCCTGACCGGGCGTGCCGTTGACCGTAAAAGTCAAATTACCCTTAAGGGCTGTAGCTATGTACCTTTGTCCGACAACATTGTCGAGAACGAATTCACTCACGCCGTTATGAACATTTTCCCGCACAATCTCATTGAGCCTGCGGTAATCCATATCCGTGGCATCTATTCTGAATGATCCGGTCATGGTTTCACCCGTCCGCCTGAACTATGACCGGCTCCCCGGCCTTGGGCATCCAGACTTCATCCAGATCGGGACAGACCTTACGAATGGCACTTTCCTCACTGGACATGTAGACCCGGTCATCTTTGCTGGCAACAACAAGCGGGCGCAGCTTGATACGGTCATTGAGCCCCCACAGGCTGTCGGAATCCGCCACTAAAATGGCGAACGGACCGTTCAGCATGGCACTTGCGTATGTGGTTCTAAGTACGCTGTAAAGCTTTTTCTGCTCTTCATCCATTTTTTCAATCTCCTCCCAGAAAGGAGGAGCAAAAACAGAGGAAGCCAGTTTTCGGCTCAAACCGTGTTTACGTACCAGCAAATCAATTAAATATGCAACAACTTCCGTATCGGTATTCATGGTGCATTCATACCCATGGGTACAAAGATACCGACGATTGATACCGTATGATGATATCTCACCGTTATGAACAATGGACCAGTCCAGAATAGTAAACGGATGCGCCCCGCCCCACCAGCCCGGCGTATTGGTCGGGAACCGGTTATGCCCGGTCCAGAGATAAGCCGTATATTCATCCAGCCGATAAAATTCCGCAATATCTTCCGGGTATCCCACCCCTTTAAAGGCACCCATATTTTTCCCGCTGGAAAGCACAAAAGCTCCCGGAACTTCCTTATTGATCTTCATAACCACGCCGACGATATAATCAGCTTCATCTCCGC encodes the following:
- the yajC gene encoding preprotein translocase subunit YajC, translating into MFFADIAHAMGAAGQQAQGGPMGALGSFLPLILMFAIFYFLLIRPQQKKAKEHKAMLDAIQRGDRVLTAGGIYGRVTAVDGDELTVELAEGLQVKVERSFVSNLANPAKKEEKKGK
- a CDS encoding glutamine amidotransferase family protein, with translation MKAPDNYHDFEKDISGCGVFGVISKRRECIPGDIPIRAMACMHDRGNGLGGGFAAYGIYPELADKYCLQLLCDDQQALDKAEVIIKRFFDINESEPIRTRKVLSITNPPVVWRFFVYPKELRPQSDFSGGDEADYIVGVVMKINKEVPGAFVLSSGKNMGAFKGVGYPEDIAEFYRLDEYTAYLWTGHNRFPTNTPGWWGGAHPFTILDWSIVHNGEISSYGINRRYLCTHGYECTMNTDTEVVAYLIDLLVRKHGLSRKLASSVFAPPFWEEIEKMDEEQKKLYSVLRTTYASAMLNGPFAILVADSDSLWGLNDRIKLRPLVVASKDDRVYMSSEESAIRKVCPDLDEVWMPKAGEPVIVQADG